A segment of the Macrobrachium rosenbergii isolate ZJJX-2024 chromosome 8, ASM4041242v1, whole genome shotgun sequence genome:
ttcctgattttctgttttattgttgCATATCAGATGTTAATTCTCAGAAAGTATCCATACATTTaaagattaaagaaattataattttaataattaaatagttattgaaaataagttatcacagtttttgaaaacaATGCTTACCCATTTATAACAGtcatttctagtttttatttgtaCTGATTCTACTGCAATAATAGCAGTTCTCTAACAATAATTATTTGAATACCTTAATTTTTCAGAACTGAACCATTAATATGCTTTTCAAAGTTGCATTATCTTTATTCAGTTCTATGTTACCGTCTAACGCAagtagagaatatttttttttttggggggaggagggtaGTAAACATGAAATTTAAGTTTTTCAATGAATCTTGGATACTTACTGGCATTACAGGGAACTGCACGATGAGGAGTTTGGTTTGGATGCTGTCCTCCTAGCTGAAGGTGGACACGTAGGGGCTCACTGTGCAGTACTGGCTGCAGCGTCTCCTTTCTTGAAGACCATCCTCCTTCATGCTAATGATCACCCAGCTATCATATCTGTCACTGGTAAGATTCATGTTATCTGGTAGTCTTTAGAAGAGCCCTTTTTATGATATTTGAAGCCTTAACTGTAATCTAACACAGTTATGGTGTCACAACTTgttaatagtgtttttatgggcttttcaatatatatatatatatatatatatatatatatatatatatatatatatatatatatatatatatatatatatatatatatatatatatatatatatatatatatatatatatatatgagcaatttttagcaattttttgaTCATAGCTTAAGTCTCATATGAATTTAATCTTCCAGGTACATCATTTTCAACTCTTCAGTCTCTTGTGACCTGTCTATATACAGGGAACATTCCAAATGGTGCTAGTTTGTTTCATCTCATTGAAGCTGCTAAATTGCTTAAGATGGACGAGTTAGCTGCAGTATTGCAGAAAACTTTTTTTGCTCAAGGGGGTTCATTAGACCTACCTCCCAAGTCACAGCAATTGATATCAAGTCAGCGGTCTACAACCACAACAACTGCTAGCACCCAGCAGGGTCTCATTACTTCTCAAGAGCAGCAACCAGAAAAGTTTGGCAAGAAAGTTCGCAGCAACAGATTAGATCAGATTCTCTATCAAAAACTGAATGTGAATCACCTGGCCCCATCAGATATTCCTGAACAACCACCACCTCACCCTCCTCCTTCCCTAGTGCCTCCCTCCCAAGAATCCTCAAGAGTGCCTCCTCTCTTTGACTCATCCCGAGTGCCTATCCTTGAAGCCCCCAGAGTGCCTCCTCCTGACCATGGTGGCATACTAGGTGAGCTCCTCACAAAGGCAGATCCTTTGAGGTCAATATTTTCCAATCCCAGCATCTATTCTGGCATACCTGACCTGTCTTTTGAGGCTTCAAGAGCATCAACCCTTAAACCACTTAATCTCTCGAAATCTAGCAAGACCGAGACATTGACCTCTTCAGCTGCTTCCACGGTATCTTCCTCCACTTGTACTACTACAACTATCCTTAGTTCGACTACCACCAGTTGTAGCCCTTCCTCCACTATGGCATCAAGCCTGGCTTCACAAACTGATCTAACCTTGGCTGGATTAACATCATTGGCCCCAACTCTTCCTGGTAACATGCCTGGTCTCTTAACCCCTCTCACTCCCTCTAATATCTCATCTATGATCTCACCATCTGCTTTAGTTTCCTTATCTACTACTTCTGCACTTGCTTCTTTTGGAGCACAACACTCTGCCATCACATCAAAACCTAAAAGTTCGTGTGGAAATGGAACCAGTCGAAGTCGCAGCACCACCAAAAGCACTTGCAGTGGCAggagtagcagtagcagcagtacaAACACTAGCAGACCAGGTGACAATAGTGGGACTCCTAGTCATAGTTTGCCATTGTTGTACACTTTGAGAAGTGGAATGATGACCCCTGAAATGGCAAAAGAAGTGTATGAGCAATTGAAGATTAATCCACAATTGTCAACCCTTGCTGGATTCAATATCAACAGTATTCCTAACTTGGCAAGTCTTAGTAGTTCAGCCAGTCTTCAGAATTTGGCCAATCTTCACAATTTATCTAGCCTCCAAAGCTTTCCCACCATATTCCCATTCTTGGCATCGACTActgaaaattcacaaataaatacTGTTGAGAGCAGTGGTAGTGctttacatgataaaataataacacTTTCACCCACCGAACCACCACCAAATGATTATAATGTAACTGTAAATTCGACACCCGTAAATGCCAACAATTTAAGCTCAAGTGTGATGACAGCTGAGGATGGTGTTTTGAACCTTAGCAGCAGTGCACAAACTGTACGTAGTGAATCTCCTGGTGTGACAACTTCAGTTGCTGTGGTGGCTGCTACATCTGCTAGCACGGAAGAAGCAACAATTCAAACAACCACAAGTGACAGTGTTGATCAGCCTACAGTTGTGAATGTATCCCCTTCTGAAACAAAAGAGGAGCAAACAGATTCATCTCCTCCCGAGGTTACCAATGTGTCAACAGGCTGTCAGACTGTTGGCCCTATTGATCCCCCTGAAAATTGTGGTACTGTGGTAGTAGCTAGTAGTGACCTGAATTGTACACTTTCAAATGGTTGTTCAGTTTCAGAGGAGACAAAGGCCTCAATACTATCAGGTCAGTTAGATCCAAGCAATTTACCTTTACTCTTGATGACCTCTAATGGACCTTTAACTAGTATTTCTCAGACACAGACAAGTATTGCCGAGAACATTGAAACAACACCTGATGTCCAGGCTGTTTTGTCCAAGGTaagttgaaaaaaattgttatttacaTGGTAGTTCAGTGGGTACTAATAGTTTTCTGTAATGAAATATGTTATAGGAGTTGCATGAGACTTGTACATTATGTAGATTACGCAGTGAGAAGTACATTATGTAGATTATGCAGGAATAattcattctatatttttttttttgatgctttGAATAAATCTGAAGGAATTCCATACTGCCattgaaattaaagtaaaattaatttatttcatcaggACCCATCATTGATGAGTTCAGAAGGAGCTGATACTGGCGATGATACTAGCAGTATTGAGGTTGTTGATGAGATACCAGGGATTAGTCAGGCACTTCAGAATCGTAAAGCTATGTTCCATGCTGGGCATGTAAGTAATTTAAAggtaaactaaaattttttttcatgttttgttctATGATAATTTGAAAGTTGTCCTAGAAACATTGAAATGATTATAGATGGCATGTAATTTCAACCTAATAAACTGTATCCATCTCTACAGATGGGCCGTAAAAGAAAAGGATGTGGAGACTGTGAGGGCTGTCAAGTTGTGGAGGATTGTGGGCAGTGTCGTTTTTGCCGTGATAAAGCAAAATTTGGTGGTCCTAACAGGCTTAAACAAGTTTGTGTATATAAGCGTTGCGTTCATGCAGAATTAGAACCTGAGGACTCAAAGAAAAAACGCAAGGTGATACAATGTATTTGAATCAAAATTCTATTCTTAGTCATTGATGATGCTTTGATTTCTGTAATTATTGCTACACACAGCTGAGTATTTTTTTCTCCTACAGATTCAAGTGAGTCACATTGCTGTTTTATTGCAATATTAGTCCATTAGTGTTTCAGTAGCAGTtggtgtaaaataatttttttccctttttacttgTAAATTACAGAGCAGTGGAAAGAAAGGTCGTGGAAAATGTGGAGGCTGTGATGGTTGTCAAAGAACCACAGATTGCAATGAGTGTTATGCTTGCCTTCATAATGCAGCCACTCAACCCCCAGCTCGTAGAAAGGTAaccttttttcaagttttaaaactaGTTTCAGGTTGATTACCTCTATTCCATTGTgaatgcatagtatatatattttgttggaaATACATAGTGTTTTAAATTGGTTTTTGttctctactttttcttttaccatcTTAACATGGTTCATTAGTTTTCCTTAAGTTTCATAATTTATACCATTAACTGTAGTCATATTGTATCAGGTTTGTGAAATGAGAGTGTGCGAACAGCAGCAGATGGAAGAAGTTCGTGCAACCCTCAGTGTTGCTGGGGAACCATCCCCATATTCCACAGATTCTCTTATGGCAGAAGGCATTATTAGTTCTGGAACGTCAAGTCCAACCCCAGACGGACAGCCTAGTACTCACAATGATAAAATGAAACTCATGCgaaaaatgctgaaaaagaaGTTTGCCCAGCCATATAGTCGAGTAAGCCCATCCAAGGTCAGCATTTTCATGGTCTTTCAGTGATTTACTAATTATAACGGAGGTGTGAGTGGTACAGATCATGATTGACAAAATTTCAATGAATTGATAGATGTTATTGGTACGtttctctttattaaaaattGAGGAAATTGATCATTGTCACTCTTAGCTACTGTTTTCTTTCAGGTACGAACTAAATATTACTGTGGGGAATGTCCTGGCTGTCAAACTACGACACCATGTGGAAACTGTCTTTATTGCGAAGATATGCCAAAGTTTGGAGGGCCTGGTAGATACAGACAGGTAAGGTTGATCCACGATAATGTTGAGATGCAATCACTTAAAAGGTTTGCAGTAAATTTCTTTTATCTAGTGTATTTGCTTTGTATGGAAAACTGTGAAGAGATGATTATATAACAGTGCAACAAGCATACCGTACATTAAACTTAAGACCTGATAGTTATACACTATACTGAATGGAAGAACCTCCTCAGTTATGCAGAGGGACCACAGAATTCTAATGTACATTTTGAGATTACTCAAATTTCCCACATTTTCAGAAATGTGTTAAGCAGTTGTGTGTGTATCACCCTCGTCTACAAGCACTGAAGCTCTCTAATCGTTCAAAGATTACATATGATGAACAACACATTTCTCCTGAGACACTTAATCACTTGGGAAATGTGGTGCAATCGGGACATGAGGAACCAATTGTAATAGGGTGTGACATCCATCCTAATATTAAAACAGACACTGAATATGATCACCTACGAGGTGTGGAAACTGTAGAGACTGATCTCACTGAAGGAGAAGATAGCAATGCTGCCCTACATGTAAGTACAATAATCTCTTACAAAGTCAGAAAATCAATCAGGTTATTAGTAGGCTGAATATTAACTGGTTACTGTTTCTTGGGTTTTATATACCTAATCTCTGGAATATagtgttaatattattagtattctgGTACTTATATAATCTTAATAAGTTCATGTACGTCAAgcacttttccatttttcatagttttattactGTGACTAACTGTGGGGAACTAGCATTTTTAGTCATCTGTTCCTCACTAGTAAATAGTCATGCTTTTATGTTGTTAACAGTATTTGCTGATACGCATTTTATATTGCTTCTAGTTTTATCCTTTTCAATTTACACCCctttcttctgttccttttaCTCATTGAGGTCAGGGTTTATTTTATAGGTATTGTATTCACCTAATTATTAAGGTTTCTTTACTAGTCATTTGATACAGTAAAACATCATCAAAGGAAAATAAGTCATTCAGAGGTTTAGCATTGTCTTTATTATGAAGGAAACAGGATTTATGACTACAACAATTTGGCTGTGCAGCCATAGTACTTATGTAGGTTTTTTCTGTCCTTGTAAACTCACTGATTCTTTCAAGGGGCACATacatttttacctaataattgctttcactctctgtctctgctTGGTAAGTGTACTAGTAGAGATACCTGAAATGGTTTcccaatatttcttttcctttagtCATTAGTAGAACCGTCGACTTGTTTGCCACATTCAggtaccatgtatatatatatattaaataaagtgtaactttcatttagattttaattaggttaatgtttcattgtatttaggttgggctgcattttttttttcattcctacaATTTTGCAATGTAGAAATGTGTAGTTAATTCTGCTTTTGTGGAAATGTCATTATTCTATCCTACTTAGAAATTTCATATTCTTGAGTTTGTTAAAAGATCTGAGTGTAAACCTTCACAGAATGGTTAAGATAAGTCTTCCAAATTTATCCCTAACAGGTTGAAACAATCTTAGAAGAACTCCCTGTTGAGAAACAAGAACCCATATTTGGTATAGAACACACTGCAAGCGAGAATTTAATAAATCCGGAGACGGCATCAGATGTATGTCCATCACCAACTAAGACAGAGGAAAATGATGGTAGTGATGATATTCCAACTGTTGTAACTTCCATTCCTGAACCTGTTCTTCCAGTGGTTGTTGATGATACACTTGATTCCACACCCCAAGTAATAACTCCTCCAACTGAAACCATACCTACTCCAGAACCTGTCTGTGAGTCTCCCCCTCCTACCACTACTCAGCCTCCAGTTGCCACATATTGTACACTTACTTTGCCATCTGTATCTGAAACAAACAATGCTGCTGTATCTGTTCCTTCTGATTCTAGCCTTAATGTAGTGGCTGTTTCAAATATCCCAACCCCACCTGCAGTAAGGTCTCCCACACCTACAGACCATAAAGAAGGTTCTAGCATTGATATTGAAGTAGAGGAAATAGAGgaagatgttgatgatgatgacgaggagGCTGGTTCTGATGCCTCTGATGTTCCTTCACCTCCATCTACACCATCACCACCTGCTAGGTCTAGAGGACGGGGACGTCAAAGAGGGCGAGGTCGTCCTCAGGGTAAAACCAATAGGCATCTTACTGCTTCTGCAAAGAAAGAGAAGGTTATGCGAAGAGGACGCAGGCGTAGGACCACAAGATTTACTTTGGAGCCTGATGATAACTCTGGTTAGTCCCAGAAAAGcattgaaaattcattttggattttaaagttttgttgtaCCCAGCCcttattcatttttgttgagttgccaaaaaaattttttttgtatttttaactaaCTATTACATCCATCCTTACAACAAAGTGCTGTTAGTTTACCTATATGAAAATGATAGTCATCATTTTATAACATCACTTTAGAATTTTTAGGGCAGATCAGTGCAGAGACATGTACCTCTCTAAAGAAATGTGTAAATCGTAAATCCTGTCTTATTAAACTCTTAATAGTATTACTGTATAGTGTGAATAGCTACAATTACAAATACTATAAACCAAATATACTAATTGAGATTGGTACTGGTTAGAGAAATTCATCATGGTTTTAGAAATgtttgaaacatttttaaatgaagCAATGGGGAGAAAAAGCTCTAAAGCAAAATATAGCACAATCATGTTTTTTACCAAAATGTAATACACAAAGCACAgttctgtaaataattattttcatttatatttatgtgtgattAGTCATCTGTAGAGGAGTTGTGTTCTTACAtggtaagaaaatttttttttgtttttttagagatTAGCCCAAGCCAAGAAGTATTAGCTACTAGCccacattttttatttcctggaaGTGAAGAACATTCAACTGGTCAACCAATATGAAGGAATTTGTTAGCTTCAAGGGAATGGGGCAGTTGCCTGGATCTTCATGTTATGAGgaactttcttttaaatgaatttgtGACTGAAGGATATCAATTTCCATTTAAACTGCTTTTTCTATATGATTTTCTTGGGCTTCGCAAATCTCATGAAGAACCTTGCTGGGAATGTAAGGATTAGATTACTTGTAAGATGTTAATGTGAATGAGTGTAAACAGGTGTAAGGAAGGTCTTTAAGtggaaaagtttaaagaaatggatgCGAGGTAATGGAAGACAAAGACATATACCACTGCCAAGTacaccagttttatatatatgaaagtaactGACGGAGATACGCAAGCACTGATCTTAGACAGATGTGTGGGTCAAGTATGTATAAAGCTATTTGGCGAGAAGTTGATagagagaaaatgggagaaaTATTTGGGGCATGAATGGAAGGACTCATTGATGGGTGTCATGTTTCTtgggctttttattttgttcctacacaaatacaaaccctcggtctttacatatggaaatacCTTTAGTGCAGCTGGAAAACCGGTCATTCAATATAACAATGttgttaggcagttaactaccggaCAATCGGTTGGGTGATATCCACCCTTCCGTCGCCCAGTACATTACAGTACTTACCTTCTGGCCATCATCGGAGTTCTGCTCTGCCCGCTGGCTGGTTTTCGCCATACCATCCGAgtctttttgcctttttcttttcttgtgtgaTTCTTATGTATAATTTGTGTTTTGAAATAATGCAAACCCACAAATCATCTCAGCCTAAGAAGGGGGAAGCCTCGTGTCATGCGGCAATGCGTCTTGTGAGCGCTTCTCCCCTATTGAAACTGATCCTCACTCACTATGCACTCATTACAGTCAGCATGAGTGCAGTCAAGATAGTTCTTGTGACGAGTGTCATTCCTGGCCCTCAGTGCAATGGGTgcagtttgtttgaaagaggaaatacaagaagaaagtCGCTTCTCGTGCGTTGTTGGGGGGTTACGCCGCCGGTGACGCCGAAGATTGCTAACCCCTCTAGTTCCTTCCTTCTTCCAATTGCAGCTGCTTCTTGTTGCTACATCTCCCCAAGGGAAGTCACTCCCTCACATTCTCTATTGCTCGGTCAATTGAGAGTTGGGGGTATGACAACTCCCAGATGGGCTCTGTTCATGGGGGGGGACTTCCCTTCAGAGCAAAGACAGTCAGTCTCTGACCCAACTTTTTCAGGTTTGGGGGAGATTCAACATTCATTAGGGGAGCGAAGGAACTTTGGTCTTCCCGGAGAGGGTTGATATCACACCTCAGTGCTGCCTAATCTACTCCTGTGACTGCTGCTTCTATAACTGTGACTGTGGCCACAGTTAAACATTGACTGGGACCACGGCCGTGGCCCCAACAGTCAAGAACCCGGTGCGGATTGCATTGACCTCCATGCTCCCTTCCAACATCCTCTTCCTCAGGGGATGCTCTCCTCCAGGCCTTGGTGGAGAAATACCAATGAGACAAGAAGAAATCGTCATCGAGTTCTAgcgcctcctccccttcttcttccaaaggTCCTGTTATGGGGACAGACCACAGGAAGGAGGTCGCTTTCCCATCGTAAGAAGGCCCCTAGGCCTTCGTATGATCAGCCTTCTTCCACGGAAGAGGCACTGGGATCTCTCACTAGCTCTCCATCCTTGGACAGGGGAACCACGTCACAGGGCTCTCCGGACCTACATGATGTGGGAGCTACAGGTGCATGAGTCTCCAGGGATACCCATGTCACCAATACTGGTCCTCAAAAGTCACCTTCTAAGGCCAGTAATGAAACTTTCTCCTCTGGAACTGTCGTACAGGGTTCTAAGGAACCCCATGCCACGGCTGCTGTGCGCACGTGGGGCTCCACAGAGACTCGTGTCACCAATACCAGTTCCAGTACATCTTCATAAACTTTACTGGTAAAGAGGTTCTTCCACTGCTGCACAACATCCTACAAACTCCCATGACAGTGTTGAGTGCTCACGATCCGTAGCCGCAGACGATAACATGTTCGTGCGAGAGAGAGCAAGTCCACAGCCTGCAAGCACTGCCTCCCCCCCCAACAAACATTCCTGCAAAGAAACACTGCCAGGATCCCGAAAAGGTGGAGCTAACCTTCGAGCCCACTCGCCTGGAAAAGCCAAGAGGAGGTTCCCCAAACAGTCCTCTCCCATAGAGGCCACAACCTCTTAAAGACCGTAGCACATCTTTGAGGTAGCACCCATTCATTGCTGTGTGACTGTACACGGTTGCACAAGCGTAAACAGTCTTGTGAATGGGTCTGCTCTCTTCAGGACAGCCCCCATGCACATTCTCCTAAACAGATATGTTCTCCCAGACCTGTGCAGTTGTTTTTACCATGGACTGATAACCATTCATGGCCTTCCTCTCCTGTTGGGGCTTCAGCCTCCAGCAGGTTCGTGAAGGGTGCTGTGCCCCTCTCAACTGTCCCTTCAACCTCCATGGGATATGCTGGGAGGCGTGATTCGGATAGGCCAAAGGACTCGGGATCGGAAGTGTTCGCCCTTCAATCTCAGCCCCCCAACAAGAGCTTACATTCCTGGTTCGGTCCTAGGGTCCGAACAATCGTACGCTTGAGTGGTAGAGAGGGGATCAGGGGTTTCTGACGTGGGTCTCTCTCCTGCTGGGAGAGTAGCCTAGGAGGATCGTGACCTGGAAGGGCTTGAGGGCCCTTTTCCTCAGGACATGGACATTCCCGAACTACAGAGGACCTGCGTTGAGATTGTTTAAATTGATGCGTCAGTATAACGATCTCGGGGAAGAGACTGTGAAACTCCCGTGGATCGTCCCTCTGCCTCCAAAGATTTTTGGGGACCACACAAGGAACCCAATGCTTCTTTGGGCCTCCCATGGTTGGATCTTGATGAGGGGATCCTGGGCCAAGTGAGTTCTCTGGTTTCTGGGGAGGAGAACTCACTTAATTCAAGCCACTCTTTTAAGatatttcctcctcctttccctcatCAGAAGCGTTTCTACACACCCTCGGAGAGGCCAGTGccgaccaaacaggttgaccctgACCTGGTTCGTCTGGGCCCAGGTCTGTCGCTGGACCAATGTCGTGCTGAGGGAGTCTACCTCTTGCAGCAGGAGTCAGTGGCTTTGGAAtcgactgccatggcagcattccaaGCAGTCTCTTAGCTAAAACAGTGGATGATGTCCGTGTCCAGGATCGCTTCCTCGTCGCCTTTGAGTTCAAGGAACCTTAAAGAGGAAGCTACCTTCAAGAAACTGATGTTTTCTGGAGGTAGAGCAGTTttctacctagcccaccagacagcaaacctatGGGCAAACTTGGTGTTGAAAATAAGGGACACAGTCCTGACTCAAATCTCCAAGTTTGTTGGTTCTAAGTGGGCCTTGGCCTTGAGGAAcagaccgttgctgggttccgctTCTCTCTTTCCTAAAAGATCGAGTGGATGCCATGGTAGACAGAAGACGGGCCGAAAACAACAAACATCTTGCCCACCACAGTGGCAAAGACCTGCGTGCCACTACAGCCCAACCTGCAGGTCAGGTTGGCACTTCCTCTACGGGTCCTAGGAAATACCAGGCTTCAAAGAGCCCTGCCAGGGAAGGCATGCAACCAGCATCCCTTTCTCCCCCCTCTTCCCAGCCTGGGAGAGGGGGCAAGGAGGATGCTAGGGCTGGCATTCCTCCCCACATCTCCCAATGGTGGAGGGGGTtcctgttgagccattgggcaacatggcagcaatacGGAGCAAAGCCTGGGTAGTGAATGTCCTTCGGGAAGGATATTTACTCCCCTTCGAGTCTCCGCCACCTCTCACCAACCACCCACTCCATCTCCAAACAATGTTCTCCACTCACTGAAGGATCTCACCCTATGGGGGGAGGTGGAATCGATGCTGGAGAAAGGTGCCGTGGAAGTTGTGACAGATCGGTCTCCGGGCTTTTACAGCGGTCTCCTTCTCATTAAGAAAGTGTCAGAGGGGTGGAGACCGGTCCTAGACCTTTCTTCCCTGAACCAATTTGTTTGCCAGACTCAGTTCATGATGAAAACAACACACTCAGTGCTCACGGCCATCAGGGAGTCTGACTTCATGCTTTCGGTGGACCttaaggatgcatatttccaaatacacATCCATCAGTCCTCACACAGGTACCTCTGCTTTATCCTAGGGGAAACGGTATTCCAGTTcaggtgttccagttcagggcactttgtttcaggcTCTCAGGTGCTCCACAGGTGTTCACCCTTGTGTTGacttgggcccattcacacggGATACATCTTGTGAGGTACCTTGacgattggctagtcctggcgagctcttgTTCACATTTACTCCAGGACAGGGATCAGCTTCTCAAGTTTTGCCACAGCTTGGGAGCTGTGAGAAGTCTGAcctcatacccaagcagaggataatgtacctgggcatgctgagaGATACAACAGCAGTAAGAGTTTTTCCCTCAGACTTGCATGTCATCAAGTTCAGGGAGGTGATGCGATCATTCCTGTCAaggcaggaacaaccagctcagcAGTGGCAAGTCGTTCTTGGCCAtctgtcatccttggagaagctggtccttcATGGGCGGCTTCACCTTCATTCTCTTCAGTGGAAAATGGAGTCCTGGTCTCCAGTAAGGGACTCGCAGTACCTTCCCATTCCTCTTTTgaaggaagtgagacaggacttagcctggtggctGGGCAACAGGAACTTAGTAATAGGAGTGTCTGCACTCTCCCCTTCCCGAGATGATGCTTTTCTCAgatgcatcaaaggaagggatggggcacacacctggaagagctgctggtttcaggtgtgtgggaTCAGAACGATAAGTGCCTCCACATCAAAACTCGAGGAAGTTCCGAAATTGAGTGATGGGGCACTTCGTAGTACTGATGAGCGACAGTACAATGGTGGTGGAATAGGTCAACATGCAAGGGGGACTGGTATCCCTCCAGCTCCACAAGTTGACAGTGCAGGTACACGAGTGAGTGGTTGCACACACACTGGAGttatcagccagatacattccctGGTATTCGTGGGGAATTGGGACCACACCCACCCACGAATACTGAAACCTTCCTTCAAAAAACAcatataactgcttattttaatagttcaaacaccaaatgtataccttaaactacatcctacaccaaatataccttaaactatcatctaaaacactaaagtcatcttacaacattacccttaaaaatgttCAGTCAGTCCCCACCTATTCGCAGacttttctgtggaacgtatttccacattattcatggaatt
Coding sequences within it:
- the LOC136840608 gene encoding uncharacterized protein isoform X4, with amino-acid sequence MESGARSILPDRMEGPKPHFPLRLDDSATSMLPDRGKSPLTLAIDATTTQLNSVAESFKTHFPHGTDGTKSFLLQNLEGTMALLAARGVDAPYPITLDGMRPFLPYGGSGDSVKSYLQERLDKPHKSVRDRKDIKCSGSDRTTTTSSSSVATSVGGDIKRFHHHHHHDRSREHKSSNSHSIKKVPLPKSQLSNPRHDANLTHAIRELHDEEFGLDAVLLAEGGHVGAHCAVLAAASPFLKTILLHANDHPAIISVTGTSFSTLQSLVTCLYTGNIPNGASLFHLIEAAKLLKMDELAAVLQKTFFAQGGSLDLPPKSQQLISSQRSTTTTTASTQQGLITSQEQQPEKFGKKVRSNRLDQILYQKLNVNHLAPSDIPEQPPPHPPPSLVPPSQESSRVPPLFDSSRVPILEAPRVPPPDHGGILGELLTKADPLRSIFSNPSIYSGIPDLSFEASRASTLKPLNLSKSSKTETLTSSAASTVSSSTCTTTTILSSTTTSCSPSSTMASSLASQTDLTLAGLTSLAPTLPGNMPGLLTPLTPSNISSMISPSALVSLSTTSALASFGAQHSAITSKPKSSCGNGTSRSRSTTKSTCSGRSSSSSSTNTSRPGDNSGTPSHSLPLLYTLRSGMMTPEMAKEVYEQLKINPQLSTLAGFNINSIPNLASLSSSASLQNLANLHNLSSLQSFPTIFPFLASTTENSQINTVESSGSALHDKIITLSPTEPPPNDYNVTVNSTPVNANNLSSSVMTAEDGVLNLSSSAQTVRSESPGVTTSVAVVAATSASTEEATIQTTTSDSVDQPTVVNVSPSETKEEQTDSSPPEVTNVSTGCQTVGPIDPPENCGTVVVASSDLNCTLSNGCSVSEETKASILSGQLDPSNLPLLLMTSNGPLTSISQTQTSIAENIETTPDVQAVLSKDPSLMSSEGADTGDDTSSIEVVDEIPGISQALQNRKAMFHAGHMGRKRKGCGDCEGCQVVEDCGQCRFCRDKAKFGGPNRLKQVCVYKRCVHAELEPEDSKKKRKSSGKKGRGKCGGCDGCQRTTDCNECYACLHNAATQPPARRKVCEMRVCEQQQMEEVRATLSVAGEPSPYSTDSLMAEGIISSGTSSPTPDGQPSTHNDKMKLMRKMLKKKFAQPYSRVRTKYYCGECPGCQTTTPCGNCLYCEDMPKFGGPGRYRQKCVKQLCVYHPRLQALKLSNRSKITYDEQHISPETLNHLGNVVQSGHEEPIVIGCDIHPNIKTDTEYDHLRGVETVETDLTEGEDSNAALHVETILEELPVEKQEPIFGIEHTASENLINPETASDVCPSPTKTEENDGSDDIPTVVTSIPEPVLPVVVDDTLDSTPQVITPPTETIPTPEPVCESPPPTTTQPPVATYCTLTLPSVSETNNAAVSVPSDSSLNVVAVSNIPTPPAVRSPTPTDHKEGSSIDIEVEEIEEDVDDDDEEAGSDASDVPSPPSTPSPPARSRGRGRQRGRGRPQGKTNRHLTASAKKEKVMRRGRRRRTTRFTLEPDDNSDFEDQLAMSDIQDENSTEESVGGSQVAEGVQSDTGASDATQEVSSASLSPETTTQKQNYSQTFVGRPKSIEPDVFEFHDSQENVITNSHETTYSLKHNTPFVFRDEESSQGGRDVNENLGSVGETASA